The Malus sylvestris chromosome 8, drMalSylv7.2, whole genome shotgun sequence genomic interval TCTTCTGCTTTCATACGTTCCTCTGTTTTTATCGGAGGCAATGCTAGAAATACTGGCGGGTGATGTTTCCAGCAAATGACAGGcgaccaaaccaaaccaaacccacCCCGCACGCGGTGTTCACGCACTTTATGCTGCACGTGTGGCCTGTGCGAGAGAATCCAGTAGAAAATTTTCAGTGTTTCGAAAATATGCTCTGGATCAACAAGTGTTATAATAAAAatagttaatttttttatagtatTTAATCACTTGTGTCATGATATTTAGATTATGCTTGATGAGCTGAATATGATAAGTTATGATTAATTAAAATGAATTTAAGTACAGTCCGTTATTTTCTATCTTAAAAGTCTATATCAATCTAACCTTATCTAAGATCCAATAGTCCAACAAACAAACTTTAATAATTCGAATTGTATTTTTGatatattaaaaaatctctGAGTATCAAGGGTCTTGGTTAATGTGCATGGAGGCAGATTCTGGATGGTGGTTTGACGAAATTCTTGGACATTGAAATGGAGGAAAgttggagaagaaaaaaaaatgagaaatttttaattataactggaacacggatggtacatcgtatttttatgtaagtggtgaaaaattttattttttaagttattaacttttaacatacatattccaccatttatataataatacatAATGTATCACTCCGTATGACGATCACACAAAAAAATCTCTCGAAAAAAGTAACGAGTATGTGGAGGAAATGAAAAAGATGAAAGTGAGGAAAAGTAAACCGGCGAGTCGGCAATGTGTGACTATGCGTGGTCGACGTATTGGGTAAGTGGTGGGTGCTGCTTGTGCAAGTTGCAAGTGCCGAGTCAACGTCTGccaaaccaaacaaataaaacaaaacaacacaacacaacaaaaGGACTTCACCCACCAATAATCACTAGGCTTTTTCCAAGTAGGTTAATCGATTCGACATTTTTCGAATAAGCGTCAATTATTCACATGCATATCAATCACTTTTTCACTAAAAAGTAATGTACGGTGACTTGTTCAAAGTGTGTAAATAATACCTAGTTGACATAATGCGTTTATTTAACAAATTGTGTTTCAAGTTCAAACTCTTGTCCCCTCCGTTATGAAAGACTTATACTGATGGACATAATTGATGTGTCATTTAACCAAATTCAAAGAAATATGTTGTTTTTGCATTGCATTTCACCAAATCCAAGGGTCACGAAAGAAAACTAACTCACAAATTACTTCTTAGACATGTCACGAAACTAAAATCCATCACAAATTAAGGAAACCACCAACATAAACATGAAGAAGGGGCGCCGTAAAGACTGTAAAAACAAACGTCTGAAAATCACTTCTCTTAAAACTCGAATTGTAATTAGTTAATTGGATATGATCTACAACGATCTCTTTAGTAAGCCCAATTACTCATCACAAAAGCTAGTCAGCCCAATTACTTATAACAAAAGCTCGTCCACGAAATTctgagaaataaataaataaacaatattTGGTGGCCTGcaaaacataaaactagctgGGAAGAGGAACCTTTCCGGATTCATTTTACAGGATCTTAAGAATTTCCACATTTTAGCTACATTATTCGGTTAATTTTTATCAGATATTATacttgtgtttaattttaaataaaaaaattaaataatttatgactgcacgatatacaataaataataaataagtaAGATATGTGAGGATTCCTATAATTTCATcgatccggatgggatccaagTAGTGACGTATTGGTTGGTTCCATGGACAACGGTTTCCCGCGGAAACGGCAGCGTCTTAATACGACTAAGCAATTCCGTAtctggttctctctctctcgctcgcgCTCTGCGTTTCCATGGACTCGAAACCTTCAACAACCACCGCTCCTCTACTGAACCAGAAAAATCCTAACAATCCTCCATCGAAGCCGAAGCCAAGGGACTTCCTGAACCACCTCGAAGCCTACCTCGCCAAGCGAGATGGCGTCGACAAGCTCATCAAGATATCTCGGTACGCCACCAAGATCGTCATCGCCTCCTCCGCCCTCCCGGAAACCCTGCCCCTAACGCAGCGGCTCAAGAGCTTCGAGTCGAGCGTCGGCGTCAGTCGCAAGGCCTTCCGGTTAGGTAAGTTCGTCCAGGACGTCAACGCTCTGAGGAGCTCGACATTCGATTCGAATCAGGAGCTCGTACTCGCACTAATCGCCTACGGCGGCGAGGGACTGTATTTTTTCGTTGAACAGTTCGTCTGGCTGGTCAAATCGGGGTTGATCGATAAAAAGCACTCGCGGAATTTGCAGAAGATCAGCGCCTGGGCCGAGTTCATCGGGTACGCCGGCAGCATTTCGTTGAAATTCAGGGATTTGAATCGGATCTCGGAAGACGAAAAGTGCGTGAAATCGAGCATTGAGATCGCGATTACGAGGGGGAACGGGTGCGAGGAAGAGAAGGAGAGGTTGAGTAAATTGCgtgagaagaaaatgatgaagagGCTCTCTGTGGTTCAAGATTCGGCGGATGCGTTAATGGCGTTGGCGGATATCCGGGACGGCGGCGGACCGTTCCTGGGGCCGCTTTCGGTATCGCTGGCCGGGATGTTGTCGGCTCTGATTAGCACTCACAAAAATTGGGTGTCCTGCTGAGATTCATGGCCATTTTACAAGGTATGATTGCTGGACACTTTCTTTGTTAATTTGGTTATTAATAATTGATCAGTTTTAGAGTTTGTGCTGCAAATTATAGGGGAATAAAACTCAATACGGATTGTTACTGGCCGTGAACTCTAAGTACTCcatgtcttttcttaaagtctttTTTTAACTCTTCCTAAGtttttctctacctcttttgTCCCGAGTCTCTGACTCAAAATCACATTTTCTAAGCAGAGCATCTGGAAGTGGTCGGTTCATATTTTCTAAAtgataaaaaatcaaatgaagtGACAACTTATATGTAGTGCCTAACGTGAAGAACTTCAATGGATGGATTTGAATGTGTAAGTGAACCTCACAGAAGTTAGAACAACGGATCGAAAACTCTTGGTTTAGGATCTTAACATTTCGAGTTCGtttgaaattttcatgtttggtcTGTCGTGTACATCTACATTGTCCTTGAACATGACATGTCTGAATAGTTAGGAGCAATGTAGCCGAAAACATTTGTCGAAGAATATGATTCTCGTATGTCAAATTCGACTTTGATGAGGATGAAGATCCCTTAGGGCCCCAATATCTGATTCAAGTACAACTGAATATCATCCCTTAGATCCCTTGGGACTCCCCTTGTTCCCACTCCGTTTATCGGAAATCTATAGTCGCTTGCCTTTCGGTTCACAGTTACTACCGATGGATGCAGTTTTATGAGTTCAACTAGTTAACAGAGTGGCGATTAAGTGCACTCCTCTGTCTCAGTCGATCCATCCGTGGTTCGAGTTGTCACTCCCGCAATCATCTCACTCCACGAAACATTGTTATGTCAATCTGCGACTTTGCTGTTTTGCGTCGTATACAAGTCGTGTGATAACAGAAACTAGAAAGACGCTTCAGTGGCAATATTCCGCACCGACTATGCAAAGTTTGTATGGTTTGTTGTATTGTTTTCCGTAAGACTGCGTTTGGTTGGTGAAACAATTGTTTGGGAAAGGAATGTTTGTGAGAGCAGTGTTATTTCCTTCCCCGGTTCGGAAGGTGGAAGGGAAAGTTTTGTAATACTTGTACAATGTTGCCAACGGCTATTTGGTCATAACATCGAGTAATGGGCCAAACCTACTCAATCAACCCGGCCCATTATATTTTGTGAAGCTGGGCCAATAGAGTGCAAGCCCAAATCGTATCACGACTATCCACTTCGCAACCAGAATCTTCCCGCCGGTCCGCCTTACTCCTCTTTCCCCAGATCCGCACACTCCAATACGCCATCGTTTCGATGACCCTTCCCTAGAACCCCGCCGGACTCGGACCTCCTTccaattaggtttttttttttcttttgctgatGGTTTCCGAACTCCAAGGCCTCAATTCCAAACAGGCCAAGCAGGACCGCAACGACGGTCCGGCGTCCAAGGACGACTGCCCGCTCCTCAAACCCGAACCGGCCTCCTCCGTCTCCGCCGAGGAGCTCCAGGAGCTAGAGAATAAATGCGCGGCGTACGTGCGACGCGATGTGTACGGCACCATGGGGCGAGGCGAATTGCCGGTGAAGGAGAAGGTGCTGCTAGGGCTCGCGTTGGTGACTCTGGTTCCGAT includes:
- the LOC126632202 gene encoding peroxisomal membrane protein 11A-like; the protein is MDSKPSTTTAPLLNQKNPNNPPSKPKPRDFLNHLEAYLAKRDGVDKLIKISRYATKIVIASSALPETLPLTQRLKSFESSVGVSRKAFRLGKFVQDVNALRSSTFDSNQELVLALIAYGGEGLYFFVEQFVWLVKSGLIDKKHSRNLQKISAWAEFIGYAGSISLKFRDLNRISEDEKCVKSSIEIAITRGNGCEEEKERLSKLREKKMMKRLSVVQDSADALMALADIRDGGGPFLGPLSVSLAGMLSALISTHKNWVSC